The following are encoded together in the Lathyrus oleraceus cultivar Zhongwan6 chromosome 3, CAAS_Psat_ZW6_1.0, whole genome shotgun sequence genome:
- the LOC127131529 gene encoding uncharacterized protein LOC127131529: protein MSQQSNSSPSKNMPCSPSTEPRNPNREDPVVDSVNTPHARRPKETVSGFSSSIVLEERTKEGSSVADQENTESLGKNISDDVEQTDAQKESNVDKPLDNVAGEEVHVTHDVSDNPKCEAETVDLEEFSDNELLSSVLPSIAKTVRTRREKKIVAQRSPRKKIDVPTSSKTTVAVEGSLKRKVRGPTKSWSKVVPKKKKTKFVVAESDSDVPCNVSDILSKKKPTTSKLAASVPEVPIDNISFHFASSVNRWKYVYQKRLALERELA from the exons ATGTCTCAACAATCCAACTCTTCTCCTTCCAAGAACATGCCTTGTTCTCCTAGCACTGAACCAAGAAACCCTAACAGAGAAGATCCTGTTGTTGACTCTGTGAATACCCcacatgcaagaagacctaaagaaactgTATCAGGCTTCTCCTCATCCATCGTTCTTGAGGAACGAACCAAAGAAGGTTCCAG TGTTGCTGATCAAGAAAATACTGAGTCTTTAGGAAAGAATATCTCTGATGATGTTGAGCAAACTGATGCCCAAAAGGAGTCAAATGTTGACAAACCCTTAGATAATGTGGCTGGTGAGGAAGTTCATGTCACTcatgatgtcagtgacaaccctaaaTGTGAGGCTGAAACAGTAGACCTGGAGGAATTTTCTGATAATGAGTTGTTATCCTCTGTCctccctagcatagccaaaacggttaggactaggagagaaaagAAAATTGTGGCTCAAAGGTCCCCTAGAAAGAAGATTGATGTTCCAACCTCTTCCAAGACAACGGTGGCAGTCGAGGGTTCCCTCAAGAGGAAAGTTCGTGGTCCAaccaaatcttggagcaaagtgGTGCCCAAGAAAAAGAAGACCAAGTTTGTTGTTGCTGAGTCTGACTCAGATGTTCCTTGTAATGTCTCTGACATtctgtcaaagaagaagccaaccactagcaagcttgCAGCTAGTGTCCCTGAGGTTCCAATTGACAACATATCTTTTCATTTTGCTTCAAGTGTAAACAGGTGGAAATATGTTTATCAGAAGAGGCTGGCTTTGGAAAGGGAATTAGCTTAG